One Glycine max cultivar Williams 82 chromosome 4, Glycine_max_v4.0, whole genome shotgun sequence DNA segment encodes these proteins:
- the WRKY45 gene encoding probable WRKY transcription factor 13 isoform X1 yields the protein MMSTTSQTNVNHSLFEEQDQIPTQMGLFNIPFPPNQTYPPLGCQTGTLKSISAIAPSLSSATSFSETLLSTAVQRPREDLTSNLLAGGGGQLLSLNRSRVNSWAWEEVSDCLMGKRIGGDDNHHLGVSAMKMKKMKARRKVREPRFCFKTMSDVDVLDDGYKWRKYGQKVVKNTQHPRSYYRCTQDNCRVKKRVERLAEDPRMVITTYEGRHVHSPSNELEDSQTPSELSNFLW from the exons ATGATGTCAACAACATCCCAAACTAATGTTAACCATAGCTTGTTTGAAGAGCAAGATCAGATCCCTACGCAGATGGGGTTGTTCAATATTCCTTTCCCACCAAACCAAACATACCCTCCTTTGGGTTGCCAAACAGGCACTTTGAAATCCATCAGTGCAATAGCTCCTTCACTTTCATCTGCTACAAGTTTTTCTGAAACCCTACTTTCAACCGCAGTTCAAAGACCACGAGAAGATCTCACTTCAAATTTGCTAGCTGGAGGAGGAGGCCAACTCCTTTCCTTGAACAGATCCAGAGTGAATTCATG GGCATGGGAAGAAGTAAGCGATTGTTTGATGGGTAAAAGAATTGGAGGAGATGATAATCATCATCTAGGGGTTTCTGCcatgaagatgaagaaaatgaaagcaAGGAGAAAGGTGAGGGAGCCAAGGTTTTGCTTCAAGACTATGAGCGATGTAGATGTGTTGGATGATGGCTACAAGTGGAGGAAGTACGGACAGAAAGTGGTAAAGAACACACAACACCCGAG AAGCTACTACCGTTGCACACAAGATAACTGTCGAGTAAAGAAACGCGTGGAGCGCTTGGCAGAGGATCCAAGGATGGTGATAACCACATATGAAGGGAGACACGTGCACTCGCCATCAAATGAACTTGAAGACTCGCAAACCCCTTCTGAACTTAGTAATTTCTTGTGGTAG
- the WRKY45 gene encoding probable WRKY transcription factor 13 isoform X2, producing the protein MMSTTSQTNVNHSLFEEQDQIPTQMGLFNIPFPPNQTYPPLGCQTGTLKSISAIAPSLSSATSFSETLLSTAVQRPREDLTSNLLAGGGGQLLSLNRSRVNSWAWEEVSDCLMGKRIGGDDNHHLGVSAMKMKKMKARRKVREPRFCFKTMSDVDVLDDGYKWRKYGQKVVKNTQHPSYYRCTQDNCRVKKRVERLAEDPRMVITTYEGRHVHSPSNELEDSQTPSELSNFLW; encoded by the exons ATGATGTCAACAACATCCCAAACTAATGTTAACCATAGCTTGTTTGAAGAGCAAGATCAGATCCCTACGCAGATGGGGTTGTTCAATATTCCTTTCCCACCAAACCAAACATACCCTCCTTTGGGTTGCCAAACAGGCACTTTGAAATCCATCAGTGCAATAGCTCCTTCACTTTCATCTGCTACAAGTTTTTCTGAAACCCTACTTTCAACCGCAGTTCAAAGACCACGAGAAGATCTCACTTCAAATTTGCTAGCTGGAGGAGGAGGCCAACTCCTTTCCTTGAACAGATCCAGAGTGAATTCATG GGCATGGGAAGAAGTAAGCGATTGTTTGATGGGTAAAAGAATTGGAGGAGATGATAATCATCATCTAGGGGTTTCTGCcatgaagatgaagaaaatgaaagcaAGGAGAAAGGTGAGGGAGCCAAGGTTTTGCTTCAAGACTATGAGCGATGTAGATGTGTTGGATGATGGCTACAAGTGGAGGAAGTACGGACAGAAAGTGGTAAAGAACACACAACACCCGAG CTACTACCGTTGCACACAAGATAACTGTCGAGTAAAGAAACGCGTGGAGCGCTTGGCAGAGGATCCAAGGATGGTGATAACCACATATGAAGGGAGACACGTGCACTCGCCATCAAATGAACTTGAAGACTCGCAAACCCCTTCTGAACTTAGTAATTTCTTGTGGTAG
- the WRKY45 gene encoding probable WRKY transcription factor 13 isoform X4: protein MMSTTSQTNVNHSLFEEQDQIPTQMGLFNIPFPPNQTYPPLGCQTGTLKSISAIAPSLSSATSFSETLLSTAVQRPREDLTSNLLAGGGGQLLSLNRSRVNSWAWEEVSDCLMGKRIGGDDNHHLGVSAMKMKKMKARRKVREPRFCFKTMSDVDVLDDGYKWRKYGQKVVKNTQHPRNYKLLFRWKD, encoded by the exons ATGATGTCAACAACATCCCAAACTAATGTTAACCATAGCTTGTTTGAAGAGCAAGATCAGATCCCTACGCAGATGGGGTTGTTCAATATTCCTTTCCCACCAAACCAAACATACCCTCCTTTGGGTTGCCAAACAGGCACTTTGAAATCCATCAGTGCAATAGCTCCTTCACTTTCATCTGCTACAAGTTTTTCTGAAACCCTACTTTCAACCGCAGTTCAAAGACCACGAGAAGATCTCACTTCAAATTTGCTAGCTGGAGGAGGAGGCCAACTCCTTTCCTTGAACAGATCCAGAGTGAATTCATG GGCATGGGAAGAAGTAAGCGATTGTTTGATGGGTAAAAGAATTGGAGGAGATGATAATCATCATCTAGGGGTTTCTGCcatgaagatgaagaaaatgaaagcaAGGAGAAAGGTGAGGGAGCCAAGGTTTTGCTTCAAGACTATGAGCGATGTAGATGTGTTGGATGATGGCTACAAGTGGAGGAAGTACGGACAGAAAGTGGTAAAGAACACACAACACCCGAG AAATTATAAACTTCTTTTTCGCTGGAAGGACTGA
- the WRKY45 gene encoding probable WRKY transcription factor 13 isoform X3: MMSTTSQTNVNHSLFEEQDQIPTQMGLFNIPFPPNQTYPPLGCQTGTLKSISAIAPSLSSATSFSETLLSTAVQRPREDLTSNLLAGGGGQLLSLNRSRVNSWAWEEVSDCLMGKRIGGDDNHHLGVSAMKMKKMKARRKVREPRFCFKTMSDVDVLDDGYKWRKYGQKVVKNTQHPSATCCRNYKLLFRWKD, translated from the exons ATGATGTCAACAACATCCCAAACTAATGTTAACCATAGCTTGTTTGAAGAGCAAGATCAGATCCCTACGCAGATGGGGTTGTTCAATATTCCTTTCCCACCAAACCAAACATACCCTCCTTTGGGTTGCCAAACAGGCACTTTGAAATCCATCAGTGCAATAGCTCCTTCACTTTCATCTGCTACAAGTTTTTCTGAAACCCTACTTTCAACCGCAGTTCAAAGACCACGAGAAGATCTCACTTCAAATTTGCTAGCTGGAGGAGGAGGCCAACTCCTTTCCTTGAACAGATCCAGAGTGAATTCATG GGCATGGGAAGAAGTAAGCGATTGTTTGATGGGTAAAAGAATTGGAGGAGATGATAATCATCATCTAGGGGTTTCTGCcatgaagatgaagaaaatgaaagcaAGGAGAAAGGTGAGGGAGCCAAGGTTTTGCTTCAAGACTATGAGCGATGTAGATGTGTTGGATGATGGCTACAAGTGGAGGAAGTACGGACAGAAAGTGGTAAAGAACACACAACACCCGAG TGCAACATGTTGCAGAAATTATAAACTTCTTTTTCGCTGGAAGGACTGA
- the LOC100795327 gene encoding protein SLOW GREEN 1, chloroplastic, protein MTSTSITTFSIYSQSQPKFLNLLQHPLIHTRTKRTSISFQPPIVRATLFSTFTSSHTPSTPSSNFPSGRALSKFLSEKVAFFLIGSFLLSGCFSKRSAFAEAAPSVGSGAVLEQNMNPTEEKNEEEKSEEEVEEMWESILEKDPKNVEALKVVLYGKIRKGKSKEAVKFVEDLIAAEPNEVEWRLLLALCYETMGQLSKAKKLFREILKKRPLLVRALHGLAMAMHKNHEGPAVFEMLNNAQELASRENRVTEERNIRILIAQMHVVQGNLEEGLKRFQELIDQNPRDFRPYICQGIIYSLLGKNEEAAQQFETYQTLVPEEFPQRGFLDDVAIAAKRTSLEQFKKEFRDQFSYRK, encoded by the exons ATGACGTCAACTTCAATCACTACCTTTTCCATCTACTCCCAATCCCAACCAAAGTTCCTCAATTTGCTTCAACACCCACTCATTCACACCCGCACCAAACGCACATCAATTTCGTTTCAGCCACCGATAGTTCGCGCCACCCTTTTCTCTACATTCACTTCTTCCCACACCCCTTCCACACCCTCCTCAAATTTCCCATCTGGAAGGGCTTTATCCAAGTTCCTCTCAGAAAAGGTTGCATTTTTCCTCATTGGGTCGTTTCTCTTATCGGGTTGCTTCAGCAAAAGATCTGCCTTCGCAGAAGCAGCTCCTTCCGTGGGTTCTGGCGCAGTGTTGGAGCAGAATATGAATCCCACTGAAGAGAAAAACGAGGAAGAGAAAAGTGAGGAAGAGGTGGAGGAAATGTGGGAGAGCATTTTGGAGAAGGATCCGAAAAATGTTGAGGCTCTGAAGGTGGTTTTGTATGGGAAGATTAGGAAAGGGAAGTCGAAGGAGGCTGTGAAGTTTGTGGAGGATTTGATTGCTGCGGAGCCGAATGAGGTTGAGTGGAGGCTCTTGCTGGCACTTTGTTATGAGACTATGGGGCAATTGAGCAAGGCTAAAAAATTGTTCAGGGAAATCTTGAAGAAGAGGCCTCTTCTAGTTAGAGCTTTGCAT GGTTTGGCTATGGCGATGCACAAAAATCATGAAGGCCCTGCTGTATTTGAAATGCTAAATAATGCTCAAGAGTTAGCTTCTCGTGAAAATAGAGTTACTGAGGAGAGAAATATAAGAATCTTAATTGCACAAATGCATGTTGTCCAG GGTAATTTGGAGGAGGGCTTAAAAAGATTTCAAGAATTGATTGATCAAAATCCTCGAGATTTTAGGCCTTATATTTGCCAG GGTATAATATACAGTCTCCTGGGTAAAAATGAGGAAGCAGCACAACAGTTTGAAACATATCAAACTCTTGTACCTGAAGAATTTCCTCAGAGAGGATTTCTTGATGATGTTGCCATAGCAGCAAAAAGAACATCCCTGGAACAGTTTAAGAAGGAATTTAGGGATCAATTTTCTTATCGGAAATAA